In Gemmatimonadota bacterium, a single genomic region encodes these proteins:
- a CDS encoding adenylosuccinate synthase, which produces MFDSKTRTIVVVGAQWGDEGKGKLVDVIAEKADWVVRYQGGANAGHTVHIGEDSFVLHQIPSGILHPGVRCAIGNGVVLDPETLFTEIDELVKDGIDVEGRLYVSDRAHLVMPYHKLVDSESAASKAIGTTGRGIGPCYEDKAGRRGVRVVDLKHMNNLRPLVEKGVETANMRLERNGSTKRASVDETMERLGALAPRLTALSEDLGLAMHRAVKSGAAILLEGAQGSLLDVDHGTYPFVTSSNTTVGGAATGSGIAPTALHTALGVVKAYTTRVGNGPLPTEFEEPLHSHVRTLGNEFGATTGRPRRCGWFDAVVVRYAVRVNGLTDLAVTKLDVLDTLDSLGVCTGYRVGDTLYEEFPADISVLDAIEPVYEWFPGWKTSTSDARSLADLPREARAYLDRIEALVDAPIRFVSVGTRRDQIIDTSLESR; this is translated from the coding sequence ATGTTCGATTCGAAGACGCGCACCATCGTGGTCGTCGGCGCCCAGTGGGGCGACGAAGGGAAGGGGAAGCTCGTCGACGTGATCGCCGAGAAGGCCGATTGGGTCGTGCGCTACCAAGGGGGGGCCAACGCCGGCCACACGGTGCACATCGGTGAGGACTCGTTCGTCCTGCACCAGATTCCGTCGGGGATCCTGCACCCCGGGGTGCGGTGCGCGATCGGCAACGGCGTGGTGCTCGACCCCGAGACGCTCTTCACCGAGATCGACGAGCTGGTGAAGGACGGGATCGATGTAGAGGGGCGCCTCTATGTGTCGGACCGCGCCCATCTCGTGATGCCGTACCACAAGCTGGTCGATTCGGAGAGCGCGGCCTCGAAGGCGATCGGGACGACGGGACGCGGCATCGGTCCTTGTTATGAAGACAAGGCGGGGCGCCGCGGCGTGCGCGTGGTCGACCTCAAGCACATGAACAACCTGCGCCCGTTGGTGGAGAAGGGGGTCGAGACGGCCAACATGCGCCTCGAGCGCAACGGCTCGACCAAGCGCGCGTCGGTGGACGAGACGATGGAGCGCCTGGGGGCGCTGGCGCCGCGCCTCACCGCGCTGTCGGAGGACCTGGGGCTGGCGATGCACCGCGCGGTGAAGAGCGGGGCGGCGATCCTGCTCGAGGGGGCGCAGGGGTCGTTGCTCGACGTCGACCACGGCACCTATCCGTTCGTGACGTCGAGCAACACGACGGTGGGCGGGGCCGCCACCGGCTCGGGGATCGCCCCCACCGCGCTGCATACGGCGTTAGGCGTGGTGAAGGCGTACACCACGCGCGTGGGCAACGGCCCGCTCCCCACCGAGTTCGAGGAGCCGTTGCACTCGCATGTGCGCACGCTGGGCAACGAGTTCGGCGCGACCACCGGGCGTCCGCGTCGCTGCGGCTGGTTTGACGCCGTGGTGGTGCGCTACGCGGTGCGCGTGAACGGCCTCACCGACCTCGCCGTGACCAAGCTCGACGTGCTCGACACGCTCGACTCACTCGGTGTCTGCACCGGGTATCGCGTCGGCGACACGCTGTACGAGGAGTTCCCGGCCGACATCAGCGTCCTCGACGCGATCGAGCCGGTGTACGAGTGGTTCCCCGGGTGGAAGACGTCGACCTCCGATGCGCGGTCGCTCGCCGACCTGCCGCGCGAGGCCCGCGCCTACCTCGACCGCATCGAGGCGCTCGTCGATGCGCCCATCCGCTTCGTCTCCGTGGGGACGCGTCGCGACCAGATCATCGATACGTCGCTCGAGTCGCGCTAG
- a CDS encoding ABC transporter permease gives MRTIFFLMRKEFLQVFRDKATVFQIFFIPVVQLLILSNAATFDIKRTALAVVDEDRSTVSAGLIQRLEGGGRFSVVRLQPTIAGVEAALLDREVSAVLHIPHGFEDDLVRERHAPLQLQFNAEEGAAAGIVQAAALAVLTDYARELGVSLPRGPAGVSGAMTVGAPLDLRTQGWFNPSRNYKHYMVPALLVSLTTIIGLLLTAQNIAREKELGTLDQLNVTPITKGQFITAKLLPFWLLSLVIFSIGLIIGKVVFGIPTRGSVPLVFLSAAIYLVVALGIGLWISTFTSTQQQTMFVAFFIVLIYLLMSGLFTPVDSMPRWAQWVAEANPVKHFVFIMRAVLVKGAGVETILRPLAILAVGGVAVLSLAVRQYSKQAH, from the coding sequence ATGCGCACCATCTTCTTCCTGATGCGAAAGGAGTTCCTCCAGGTCTTTCGCGACAAGGCGACGGTCTTCCAGATCTTCTTCATTCCCGTCGTGCAGCTGCTCATCCTGTCGAACGCGGCGACGTTCGACATCAAGCGCACCGCGCTGGCCGTGGTCGACGAAGACCGCTCGACCGTCTCGGCCGGGCTCATCCAGCGCCTCGAGGGGGGCGGGCGATTCTCCGTCGTCCGGTTGCAGCCGACGATTGCCGGCGTGGAGGCGGCGCTGCTCGACCGCGAGGTCTCGGCCGTGCTGCACATCCCGCACGGCTTCGAGGACGACCTCGTGCGCGAGCGGCACGCCCCGTTGCAGCTGCAGTTCAACGCCGAGGAAGGGGCGGCGGCGGGGATCGTGCAGGCGGCGGCGCTGGCGGTGCTCACCGACTACGCGCGGGAGCTGGGGGTGTCGCTGCCGCGTGGCCCGGCGGGTGTGTCTGGCGCGATGACCGTCGGCGCACCGCTCGACCTGCGCACGCAGGGCTGGTTCAATCCGTCGCGCAACTACAAGCACTACATGGTGCCGGCGCTCCTGGTCTCGCTCACGACGATCATCGGGCTCCTGCTCACGGCACAGAACATCGCGCGGGAGAAGGAGCTGGGGACGCTCGACCAGTTGAACGTCACCCCTATCACGAAGGGGCAGTTCATCACCGCCAAGCTCCTCCCGTTCTGGCTGTTGTCGCTCGTGATCTTCAGCATTGGCCTCATCATCGGGAAGGTCGTCTTCGGGATCCCGACGCGCGGGAGCGTGCCGCTGGTCTTCCTTTCGGCGGCGATCTACCTCGTGGTCGCGCTCGGGATCGGGCTCTGGATTTCGACGTTCACGAGCACGCAGCAGCAAACGATGTTCGTGGCCTTCTTCATCGTGCTGATCTACCTGCTCATGAGCGGGCTCTTCACCCCGGTCGACTCGATGCCGCGGTGGGCGCAGTGGGTGGCCGAGGCCAATCCGGTCAAGCACTTCGTCTTCATCATGCGCGCCGTGCTGGTGAAGGGGGCGGGGGTGGAGACCATTCTCAGGCCGCTGGCGATCCTCGCGGTGGGCGGTGTGGCGGTGCTTTCGCTGGCGGTGCGACAGTACTCCAAGCAGGCGCACTGA